The Cardiobacteriaceae bacterium TAE3-ERU3 nucleotide sequence TTTGTGTGTTTTTCATGAATTCTTCCTGAGTATAAAAGCAGCTCCAACAATACTACATGATATGTTGATATACAACATATTGAGGTGTTCATTTAAAAAGTTCAATAAGCGACTCTACATGTTTTACGGAGAGAGTCTTTCAATGAGTGCCAATGATCTGAACCAGAGGATTGGACAGCGCATAGCCGTGCAGCGTTTAAAAGTAGGTATGACGCAAGAGGATGTTAGCAAAGCTCTAGGGATGAATAATGAATCTATCTCACGCTTAGAGCGAGGTGCGGTTGCAGCATCAGTTCCGCGCCTGATGGAATTAGCCGAATTGTTTGGTTGTAAAACCGGGGATTTTTTTCTTGACCAAAGTACGCTTCTGCAAGATCAGGCGGCTGAGATTCAAGAGCTATTAAATCGTGTCAGCCCCAATGCAAGACGGCATCTCGTTGAACAGCTGCGCCATTCTGTTGAGTGGGTCGAAGCATATGAACGTCAAATACAAAGTAAGTTAGGAGAATCAGGTATCCGGAAGAATTGAAGTCTATGACCTAATACATAGGTTAAGCTGATGGGATGAATGGATAATCAATAAACCAAGCTGAAACCATCTACACAAAAACTAAGACATATACTACTACCAGTAATGCTTCAGCAGAGGTGAGCATACATGTGGGTTTCATTATTGAGCATAATGGCTGAATACAAATATAACCAGTTCGGTATACTGGCATCACTTAATCACATATGAACGATCTATTTTATGGATACGCAGCCTAATTCTAAGTTTAGAGCTCCCCATCATACTCACAGCTATATAAATCAAGTAGTGTCACCAGTGCACTAGCATCAACCCGTATAAAATTAGGCACGTAATTACTGTATACCGTAAACAGCCTTTTTGTTGATATTCATCATGTCCCATCTGCTTGGCAATCCATTCCGGGTTTTCCCCGGAAGCCAGCCATAATGTTGCGGCAGTATGGCGTGTTTGATAAGCACGGCGGCGTTCCAAGCCGGCTCTTTCAAGCAATGGATGCCACACACTTCTATTGACGTTGTGATACTCCAGCGGGTTACCACGAGTATTGTAGAATACGAAATCGGAACGGCCCTTGGTCACCTCCAATTGTCTTTTCAGGATATTTAACTATATAAGGTTAAGTATTGCTTTGGCTCGCTCTATAACCGGCTTATCGACCATTTTACCATTAAGCTGGAATGCGCCTTCACCGTGTTGCGCACAAGCAGCAAGGATCTCTTTTGCCCAGGCAATCTGTTCCTCATGATGCACACCGTAAACTTGCTGCACAACGTCTATCTGTGCCGGGTGGATGCACAATGCACCAGAAAACCCTTGTGATAGACGATGCTCACAGCGCTGCTTCCAGCCTTCTTGATCGCGAAAATCAGCATACACACTGTCAATCGGTGCGCTAAGGTTAGCCAATCTGCTGTGCAATGTCAGCTGAAAAGCGAGTTGGTCGAAATATGCTGTCGCGCCGCTACCTTCAGTAGCAAAGCGCAAATCGCCAGTAAAATCCAGCGCACCAAATGACAGCGCATAGACTCCTTCAGCTGTAGCAATATCAGCCAAGTTTGCCAGACCACGCGCTGACTCCA carries:
- a CDS encoding tyrosine-type recombinase/integrase, with the protein product MTKGRSDFVFYNTRGNPLEYHNVNRSVWHPLLERAGLERRRAYQTRHTAATLWLASGENPEWIAKQMGHDEYQQKGCLRYTVITCLILYGLMLVHW
- a CDS encoding helix-turn-helix domain-containing protein, with protein sequence LCVFHEFFLSIKAAPTILHDMLIYNILRCSFKKFNKRLYMFYGESLSMSANDLNQRIGQRIAVQRLKVGMTQEDVSKALGMNNESISRLERGAVAASVPRLMELAELFGCKTGDFFLDQSTLLQDQAAEIQELLNRVSPNARRHLVEQLRHSVEWVEAYERQIQSKLGESGIRKN
- a CDS encoding CoA ester lyase, whose protein sequence is MAASAYLFVPGHKTALLDKALAGKADAVIIDWEDAVQPADKPAARQATIDKLREQQAKQIWIRINAADSTEYTADCEALTKLGHFDGIMLAKAETADSLNKLWQRFAKPLLPLLESARGLANLADIATAEGVYALSFGALDFTGDLRFATEGSGATAYFDQLAFQLTLHSRLANLSAPIDSVYADFRDQEGWKQRCEHRLSQGFSGALCIHPAQIDVVQQVYGVHHEEQIAWAKEILAACAQHGEGAFQLNGKMVDKPVIERAKAILNLI